A stretch of the Papaver somniferum cultivar HN1 chromosome 6, ASM357369v1, whole genome shotgun sequence genome encodes the following:
- the LOC113289932 gene encoding phytochrome E-like isoform X2 yields MDSNSRGTKTKKNSPSTSSTNNKKNKANDQYNEDANLLADFESSSKSGTSFNYPELIHSAKIPVPEQQISAYLTKIQRGGFIQSFGCMITIEEPSFRIIAYSENTIRILNILNDRTNDSEYQILLGLDARTFFTHSSGDSLTKATASLDISLSNPVLVHSVSTQSPFYAILHRNDVGTVIDFEPVLSGDPAFSVAGSMQSQRFAVQAISRLQSVPGGDIGVACDTLVEDVRVLTGYDRVMVYKFYEDEHGEVISEIRRSDLEPYLGLHYPATDIPQAARFLFQQNRVRMIYDCHSDPVPIIQSQELKQPLLLVNSTLRSPHACHTQYMANMGSIASLVMAILINENGSLKLWGLVACHHCSPRYVPFPLRYACEFLIQAFGLHLHRELILVSQLEEKKTLKTQTLLCDMLLRDVPFGIVTKSPNIMDLVKCDGAALYYDGKCQLLGVTPNEKQIQDIADWLLTYDSESTGFTTDSLVDAGYPGAELLLDVVCGMATVRINSTDFLFWFRSRTEKVVKWGGAKHHLEDKDNDGKMHPRSSFKAFLEEVKYRSLPWELLEMNAIHSLQLIMRGQSGTGMSIERQLMTERVDELRSVASKMVNLIETAIVPVIAVDSDGNVNGWNTKVAELTGLPDNGALGKSLINELVHEESRETVDNHLSRALQGEESKNVQIKLRTFGSQQQNEAVYIVANACTTKNCTGNVIGVSFMGQDVTKEKALMDKFIRLQGDYKAIIQSLDPLIPPIFASDENACCCEWNTAMEKLTGWTKGEAIGKILAGEIFGKLCQLKDQGAITEFMILLYQAICSHVTLKFPFAFFDKRGKYCKFVLTANKRVDMEGNIIGCFCFLQMAVPNLIQDVQNQQERKCLARLKELAYIQEETKAPLGGVRFAHRLLESSSLSDQMKRLLKTSDACEKQMVKIIEDCSLESIEKRSMELHKDWFSLGIAMDAIISQVMILLTEKKLQLNYEISEKTKVLSIYGDQIRLQQLLTAFLLHLVHHAPSSPEGWVNIEVELNSVLYQDSGPVLQLQFRLAHPGEGLPPELVQDMVSGGTLWSSPEGVGLSLSRKLLRMMNGQIRYIREPTKCFFLIHIKFPTTWETCLQSNDV; encoded by the exons atggaTTCAAATAGCAGGGGAACCAAAACAAAGAAGAATTCTCCTTCTacatcatcaacaaacaataaGAAGAACAAAGCAAATGATCAGTATAACGAAGATGCTAATCTTCTTGCTGATTTTGAATCAAGTAGTAAATCAGGTACATCTTTTAACTATCCAGAATTAATTCATTCTGCTAAAATACCAGTACCtgaacaacaaatttctgcttaTCTTACTAAAATTCAAAGAGGTGGCTTTATTCAGTCTTTTGGTTGTATGATTACCATTGAGGAACCTTCTTTTAGAATCATTGCTTACAGCGAGAACACCATCCGGATTTTGAATATTTTAAACGATCGTACCAATGACTCAGAATATCAAATTCTTCTAGGCTTAGATGCTCGAACATTTTTCACACATTCCTCTGGAGACTCTCTCACAAAAGCCACGGCTTCTTTGGATATTTCTTTGTCGAACCCTGTATTAGTCCATTCAGTAAGCACCCAGTCACCTTTTTATGCCATACTACACAGAAATGATGTTGGAACTGTTATTGATTTCGAACCAGTTTTATCCGGTGATCCTGCATTTTCTGTTGCTGGTTCCATGCAGTCACAGAGATTCGCTGTTCAAGCAATTTCCAGGTTGCAGTCAGTTCCAGGTGGAGATATTGGTGTCGCTTGTGATACCTTAGTTGAAGATGTTCGGGTGCTCACTGGATATGACAGGGTGATGGTTTACAAATTCTATGAAGATGAACATGGTGAGGTTATTTCGGAGATAAGGAGGTCTGATTTGGAGCCTTATTTAGGATTGCATTATCCTGCAACAGATATCCCTCAAGCTGCTCGATTTCTGTTCCAACAAAACCGAGTTAGGATGATATATGATTGTCATTCAGATCCTGTTCCAATTATTCAAAGCCAAGAACTAAAGCAACCGTTGTTGTTAGTGAATTCAACCCTTCGATCACCCCATGCTTGTCATACACAGTATATGGCCAATATGGGTTCAATTGCTTCCCTTGTTATGGCAATTCTTATTAATGAGAATGGGTCGTTAAAGCTTTGGGGTTTAGTTGCTTGTCACCATTGTTCACCACGTTACGTTCCTTTTCCCCTGCGTTACGCTTGTGAATTCCTCATTCAAGCATTTGGATTACATTTGCATAGAGAACTTATATTGGTGTCACAACTGGAGGAGAAAAAAACTCTCAAAACGCAGACCTTGTTGTGTGATATGCTCCTTAGGGATGTCCCGTTTGGGATTGTAACTAAGTCTCCAAATATTATGGACCTGGTGAAGTGTGATGGAGCTGCATTGTATTATGATGGAAAATGTCAATTGTTGGGTGTTACTCCAAATGAAAAACAGATACAAGATATTGCAGATTGGTTGCTTACTTATGATAGTGAATCAACAGGATTTACTACCGATAGTTTAGTTGATGCTGGGTACCCTGGTGCAGAGTTGCTCCTTGATGTGGTTTGTGGCATGGCCACTGTAAGAATTAATTCGACGGATTTCTTATTCTGGTTTCGATCTCGCACTGAAAAGGTAGTTAAATGGGGAGGAGCTAAGCATCATCTTGAGGataaagataatgatggaaaaatgCACCCTAGGTCATCGTTTAAGGCTTTCCTTGAGGAAGTAAAATATAGAAGTTTGCCATGGGAACTTTTGGAAATGAATGCTATCCATTCTCTACAACTGATCATGCGAGGTCAAAGTGGTACTGGTATGTCAATTGAGCGGCAACTGATGACTGAAAGGGTGGATGAACTCAGATCCGTGGCATCCAAGATGGTCAACCTGATCGAGACAGCAATTGTCCCAGTTATTGCTGTAGACTCTGATGGCAACGTCAATGGTTGGAACACCAAAGTTGCTGAATTAACAGGGTTACCAGATAATGGAGCTTTGGGTAAATCCCTAATTAATGAGCTTGTCCATGAAGAATCCCGTGAGACTGTTGATAATCATCTCTCGCGAGCTCTGCAAG GAGAGGAGAGTAAAAATGTTCAGATAAAACTAAGAACTTTTGGGTCACAGCAGCAAAATGAGGCTGTATATATAGTTGCAAACGCATGCACCACTAAGAACTGCACAGGCAATGTCATTGGTGTATCCTTCATGGGTCAAGATGTCACGAAAGAGAAAGCTCTCATGGATAAATTTATTCGATTGCAAGGAGATTACAAAGCTATCATACAAAGTCTTGATCCGCTGATTCCACCAATATTTGCTTCAGATGAGAATGCATGTTGCTGTGAGTGGAACACAGCAATGGAAAAGCTAACAGGTTGGACGAAGGGAGAAGCTATTGGTAAAATACTTGCTGGTGAAATATTTGGGAAGTTGTGCCAGCTGAAAGATCAAGGTGCTATCACTGAGTTTATGATTCTCCTGTATCAGGCAATTTGCAGTCACGTTACCTTGAAATTTCCATTCGCTTTTTTTGATAAACGAGGGAAATACTGTAAGTTTGTGCTAACAGCGAATAAGAGGGTTGATATGGAAGGGAATATCATTGGATGTTTTTGCTTCCTGCAAATGGCAGTCCCAAATCTAATACAAGACGTGCAAAACCAGCAAGAGAGGAAGTGTCTTGCGAGACTTAAGGAGTTGGCGTACATTCAAGAAGAGACAAAAGCGCCTTTGGGTGGAGTTCGTTTTGCCCACAGACTCCTGGAGTCTAGTTCTCTATCAGATCAAATGAAGCGTCTTTTGAAGACCAGTGATGCATGTGAGAAGCAGATGGTAAAGATCATTGAGGATTGCAGTTTAGAAAGTATTGAGAAAAG GTCTATGGAGCTACATAAGGACTGGTTTTCACTTGGAATTGCTATGGATGCAATTATTAGTCAAGTAATGATTTTGTTGACAGAAAAGAAATTGCAGCTCAATTATGAAATCTCAGAGAAAACCAAAGTACTATCCATATACGGTGATCAAATTAGACTCCAACAACTTCTAACAGCTTTTCTGCTACATTTAGTACACCATGCACCATCATCCCCTGAGGGTTGGGTAAATATTGAAGTTGAACTCAACTCTGTTTTATATCAGGATTCAGGACCAGTTTTGCAGCTACAATTCAG ATTGGCTCATCCCGGAGAAGGACTACCTCCTGAACTCGTACAAGATATGGTCAGCGGAGGAACACTGTGGTCTTCACCTGAAGGTGTAGGGTTAAGCTTGTCAAGGAAGCTTCTGAGGATGATGAATGGTCAGATTCGTTACATCAGGGAACCGACGAAATGTTTCTTCCTCATTCATATCAAGTTTCCAACTACTTGGGAAACATGTTTGCAATCAAATGATGTGTAG
- the LOC113289932 gene encoding phytochrome E-like isoform X1, whose translation MDSNSRGTKTKKNSPSTSSTNNKKNKANDQYNEDANLLADFESSSKSGTSFNYPELIHSAKIPVPEQQISAYLTKIQRGGFIQSFGCMITIEEPSFRIIAYSENTIRILNILNDRTNDSEYQILLGLDARTFFTHSSGDSLTKATASLDISLSNPVLVHSVSTQSPFYAILHRNDVGTVIDFEPVLSGDPAFSVAGSMQSQRFAVQAISRLQSVPGGDIGVACDTLVEDVRVLTGYDRVMVYKFYEDEHGEVISEIRRSDLEPYLGLHYPATDIPQAARFLFQQNRVRMIYDCHSDPVPIIQSQELKQPLLLVNSTLRSPHACHTQYMANMGSIASLVMAILINENGSLKLWGLVACHHCSPRYVPFPLRYACEFLIQAFGLHLHRELILVSQLEEKKTLKTQTLLCDMLLRDVPFGIVTKSPNIMDLVKCDGAALYYDGKCQLLGVTPNEKQIQDIADWLLTYDSESTGFTTDSLVDAGYPGAELLLDVVCGMATVRINSTDFLFWFRSRTEKVVKWGGAKHHLEDKDNDGKMHPRSSFKAFLEEVKYRSLPWELLEMNAIHSLQLIMRGQSGTGMSIERQLMTERVDELRSVASKMVNLIETAIVPVIAVDSDGNVNGWNTKVAELTGLPDNGALGKSLINELVHEESRETVDNHLSRALQGEESKNVQIKLRTFGSQQQNEAVYIVANACTTKNCTGNVIGVSFMGQDVTKEKALMDKFIRLQGDYKAIIQSLDPLIPPIFASDENACCCEWNTAMEKLTGWTKGEAIGKILAGEIFGKLCQLKDQGAITEFMILLYQAICSHVTLKFPFAFFDKRGKYCKFVLTANKRVDMEGNIIGCFCFLQMAVPNLIQDVQNQQERKCLARLKELAYIQEETKAPLGGVRFAHRLLESSSLSDQMKRLLKTSDACEKQMVKIIEDCSLESIEKSRSMELHKDWFSLGIAMDAIISQVMILLTEKKLQLNYEISEKTKVLSIYGDQIRLQQLLTAFLLHLVHHAPSSPEGWVNIEVELNSVLYQDSGPVLQLQFRLAHPGEGLPPELVQDMVSGGTLWSSPEGVGLSLSRKLLRMMNGQIRYIREPTKCFFLIHIKFPTTWETCLQSNDV comes from the exons atggaTTCAAATAGCAGGGGAACCAAAACAAAGAAGAATTCTCCTTCTacatcatcaacaaacaataaGAAGAACAAAGCAAATGATCAGTATAACGAAGATGCTAATCTTCTTGCTGATTTTGAATCAAGTAGTAAATCAGGTACATCTTTTAACTATCCAGAATTAATTCATTCTGCTAAAATACCAGTACCtgaacaacaaatttctgcttaTCTTACTAAAATTCAAAGAGGTGGCTTTATTCAGTCTTTTGGTTGTATGATTACCATTGAGGAACCTTCTTTTAGAATCATTGCTTACAGCGAGAACACCATCCGGATTTTGAATATTTTAAACGATCGTACCAATGACTCAGAATATCAAATTCTTCTAGGCTTAGATGCTCGAACATTTTTCACACATTCCTCTGGAGACTCTCTCACAAAAGCCACGGCTTCTTTGGATATTTCTTTGTCGAACCCTGTATTAGTCCATTCAGTAAGCACCCAGTCACCTTTTTATGCCATACTACACAGAAATGATGTTGGAACTGTTATTGATTTCGAACCAGTTTTATCCGGTGATCCTGCATTTTCTGTTGCTGGTTCCATGCAGTCACAGAGATTCGCTGTTCAAGCAATTTCCAGGTTGCAGTCAGTTCCAGGTGGAGATATTGGTGTCGCTTGTGATACCTTAGTTGAAGATGTTCGGGTGCTCACTGGATATGACAGGGTGATGGTTTACAAATTCTATGAAGATGAACATGGTGAGGTTATTTCGGAGATAAGGAGGTCTGATTTGGAGCCTTATTTAGGATTGCATTATCCTGCAACAGATATCCCTCAAGCTGCTCGATTTCTGTTCCAACAAAACCGAGTTAGGATGATATATGATTGTCATTCAGATCCTGTTCCAATTATTCAAAGCCAAGAACTAAAGCAACCGTTGTTGTTAGTGAATTCAACCCTTCGATCACCCCATGCTTGTCATACACAGTATATGGCCAATATGGGTTCAATTGCTTCCCTTGTTATGGCAATTCTTATTAATGAGAATGGGTCGTTAAAGCTTTGGGGTTTAGTTGCTTGTCACCATTGTTCACCACGTTACGTTCCTTTTCCCCTGCGTTACGCTTGTGAATTCCTCATTCAAGCATTTGGATTACATTTGCATAGAGAACTTATATTGGTGTCACAACTGGAGGAGAAAAAAACTCTCAAAACGCAGACCTTGTTGTGTGATATGCTCCTTAGGGATGTCCCGTTTGGGATTGTAACTAAGTCTCCAAATATTATGGACCTGGTGAAGTGTGATGGAGCTGCATTGTATTATGATGGAAAATGTCAATTGTTGGGTGTTACTCCAAATGAAAAACAGATACAAGATATTGCAGATTGGTTGCTTACTTATGATAGTGAATCAACAGGATTTACTACCGATAGTTTAGTTGATGCTGGGTACCCTGGTGCAGAGTTGCTCCTTGATGTGGTTTGTGGCATGGCCACTGTAAGAATTAATTCGACGGATTTCTTATTCTGGTTTCGATCTCGCACTGAAAAGGTAGTTAAATGGGGAGGAGCTAAGCATCATCTTGAGGataaagataatgatggaaaaatgCACCCTAGGTCATCGTTTAAGGCTTTCCTTGAGGAAGTAAAATATAGAAGTTTGCCATGGGAACTTTTGGAAATGAATGCTATCCATTCTCTACAACTGATCATGCGAGGTCAAAGTGGTACTGGTATGTCAATTGAGCGGCAACTGATGACTGAAAGGGTGGATGAACTCAGATCCGTGGCATCCAAGATGGTCAACCTGATCGAGACAGCAATTGTCCCAGTTATTGCTGTAGACTCTGATGGCAACGTCAATGGTTGGAACACCAAAGTTGCTGAATTAACAGGGTTACCAGATAATGGAGCTTTGGGTAAATCCCTAATTAATGAGCTTGTCCATGAAGAATCCCGTGAGACTGTTGATAATCATCTCTCGCGAGCTCTGCAAG GAGAGGAGAGTAAAAATGTTCAGATAAAACTAAGAACTTTTGGGTCACAGCAGCAAAATGAGGCTGTATATATAGTTGCAAACGCATGCACCACTAAGAACTGCACAGGCAATGTCATTGGTGTATCCTTCATGGGTCAAGATGTCACGAAAGAGAAAGCTCTCATGGATAAATTTATTCGATTGCAAGGAGATTACAAAGCTATCATACAAAGTCTTGATCCGCTGATTCCACCAATATTTGCTTCAGATGAGAATGCATGTTGCTGTGAGTGGAACACAGCAATGGAAAAGCTAACAGGTTGGACGAAGGGAGAAGCTATTGGTAAAATACTTGCTGGTGAAATATTTGGGAAGTTGTGCCAGCTGAAAGATCAAGGTGCTATCACTGAGTTTATGATTCTCCTGTATCAGGCAATTTGCAGTCACGTTACCTTGAAATTTCCATTCGCTTTTTTTGATAAACGAGGGAAATACTGTAAGTTTGTGCTAACAGCGAATAAGAGGGTTGATATGGAAGGGAATATCATTGGATGTTTTTGCTTCCTGCAAATGGCAGTCCCAAATCTAATACAAGACGTGCAAAACCAGCAAGAGAGGAAGTGTCTTGCGAGACTTAAGGAGTTGGCGTACATTCAAGAAGAGACAAAAGCGCCTTTGGGTGGAGTTCGTTTTGCCCACAGACTCCTGGAGTCTAGTTCTCTATCAGATCAAATGAAGCGTCTTTTGAAGACCAGTGATGCATGTGAGAAGCAGATGGTAAAGATCATTGAGGATTGCAGTTTAGAAAGTATTGAGAAAAG CAGGTCTATGGAGCTACATAAGGACTGGTTTTCACTTGGAATTGCTATGGATGCAATTATTAGTCAAGTAATGATTTTGTTGACAGAAAAGAAATTGCAGCTCAATTATGAAATCTCAGAGAAAACCAAAGTACTATCCATATACGGTGATCAAATTAGACTCCAACAACTTCTAACAGCTTTTCTGCTACATTTAGTACACCATGCACCATCATCCCCTGAGGGTTGGGTAAATATTGAAGTTGAACTCAACTCTGTTTTATATCAGGATTCAGGACCAGTTTTGCAGCTACAATTCAG ATTGGCTCATCCCGGAGAAGGACTACCTCCTGAACTCGTACAAGATATGGTCAGCGGAGGAACACTGTGGTCTTCACCTGAAGGTGTAGGGTTAAGCTTGTCAAGGAAGCTTCTGAGGATGATGAATGGTCAGATTCGTTACATCAGGGAACCGACGAAATGTTTCTTCCTCATTCATATCAAGTTTCCAACTACTTGGGAAACATGTTTGCAATCAAATGATGTGTAG
- the LOC113289932 gene encoding phytochrome E-like isoform X3 has protein sequence MISITKMLIFLLILNQVVNQSQRFAVQAISRLQSVPGGDIGVACDTLVEDVRVLTGYDRVMVYKFYEDEHGEVISEIRRSDLEPYLGLHYPATDIPQAARFLFQQNRVRMIYDCHSDPVPIIQSQELKQPLLLVNSTLRSPHACHTQYMANMGSIASLVMAILINENGSLKLWGLVACHHCSPRYVPFPLRYACEFLIQAFGLHLHRELILVSQLEEKKTLKTQTLLCDMLLRDVPFGIVTKSPNIMDLVKCDGAALYYDGKCQLLGVTPNEKQIQDIADWLLTYDSESTGFTTDSLVDAGYPGAELLLDVVCGMATVRINSTDFLFWFRSRTEKVVKWGGAKHHLEDKDNDGKMHPRSSFKAFLEEVKYRSLPWELLEMNAIHSLQLIMRGQSGTGMSIERQLMTERVDELRSVASKMVNLIETAIVPVIAVDSDGNVNGWNTKVAELTGLPDNGALGKSLINELVHEESRETVDNHLSRALQGEESKNVQIKLRTFGSQQQNEAVYIVANACTTKNCTGNVIGVSFMGQDVTKEKALMDKFIRLQGDYKAIIQSLDPLIPPIFASDENACCCEWNTAMEKLTGWTKGEAIGKILAGEIFGKLCQLKDQGAITEFMILLYQAICSHVTLKFPFAFFDKRGKYCKFVLTANKRVDMEGNIIGCFCFLQMAVPNLIQDVQNQQERKCLARLKELAYIQEETKAPLGGVRFAHRLLESSSLSDQMKRLLKTSDACEKQMVKIIEDCSLESIEKSRSMELHKDWFSLGIAMDAIISQVMILLTEKKLQLNYEISEKTKVLSIYGDQIRLQQLLTAFLLHLVHHAPSSPEGWVNIEVELNSVLYQDSGPVLQLQFRLAHPGEGLPPELVQDMVSGGTLWSSPEGVGLSLSRKLLRMMNGQIRYIREPTKCFFLIHIKFPTTWETCLQSNDV, from the exons ATGATCAGTATAACGAAGATGCTAATCTTCTTGCTGATTTTGAATCAAGTAGTAAATCAG TCACAGAGATTCGCTGTTCAAGCAATTTCCAGGTTGCAGTCAGTTCCAGGTGGAGATATTGGTGTCGCTTGTGATACCTTAGTTGAAGATGTTCGGGTGCTCACTGGATATGACAGGGTGATGGTTTACAAATTCTATGAAGATGAACATGGTGAGGTTATTTCGGAGATAAGGAGGTCTGATTTGGAGCCTTATTTAGGATTGCATTATCCTGCAACAGATATCCCTCAAGCTGCTCGATTTCTGTTCCAACAAAACCGAGTTAGGATGATATATGATTGTCATTCAGATCCTGTTCCAATTATTCAAAGCCAAGAACTAAAGCAACCGTTGTTGTTAGTGAATTCAACCCTTCGATCACCCCATGCTTGTCATACACAGTATATGGCCAATATGGGTTCAATTGCTTCCCTTGTTATGGCAATTCTTATTAATGAGAATGGGTCGTTAAAGCTTTGGGGTTTAGTTGCTTGTCACCATTGTTCACCACGTTACGTTCCTTTTCCCCTGCGTTACGCTTGTGAATTCCTCATTCAAGCATTTGGATTACATTTGCATAGAGAACTTATATTGGTGTCACAACTGGAGGAGAAAAAAACTCTCAAAACGCAGACCTTGTTGTGTGATATGCTCCTTAGGGATGTCCCGTTTGGGATTGTAACTAAGTCTCCAAATATTATGGACCTGGTGAAGTGTGATGGAGCTGCATTGTATTATGATGGAAAATGTCAATTGTTGGGTGTTACTCCAAATGAAAAACAGATACAAGATATTGCAGATTGGTTGCTTACTTATGATAGTGAATCAACAGGATTTACTACCGATAGTTTAGTTGATGCTGGGTACCCTGGTGCAGAGTTGCTCCTTGATGTGGTTTGTGGCATGGCCACTGTAAGAATTAATTCGACGGATTTCTTATTCTGGTTTCGATCTCGCACTGAAAAGGTAGTTAAATGGGGAGGAGCTAAGCATCATCTTGAGGataaagataatgatggaaaaatgCACCCTAGGTCATCGTTTAAGGCTTTCCTTGAGGAAGTAAAATATAGAAGTTTGCCATGGGAACTTTTGGAAATGAATGCTATCCATTCTCTACAACTGATCATGCGAGGTCAAAGTGGTACTGGTATGTCAATTGAGCGGCAACTGATGACTGAAAGGGTGGATGAACTCAGATCCGTGGCATCCAAGATGGTCAACCTGATCGAGACAGCAATTGTCCCAGTTATTGCTGTAGACTCTGATGGCAACGTCAATGGTTGGAACACCAAAGTTGCTGAATTAACAGGGTTACCAGATAATGGAGCTTTGGGTAAATCCCTAATTAATGAGCTTGTCCATGAAGAATCCCGTGAGACTGTTGATAATCATCTCTCGCGAGCTCTGCAAG GAGAGGAGAGTAAAAATGTTCAGATAAAACTAAGAACTTTTGGGTCACAGCAGCAAAATGAGGCTGTATATATAGTTGCAAACGCATGCACCACTAAGAACTGCACAGGCAATGTCATTGGTGTATCCTTCATGGGTCAAGATGTCACGAAAGAGAAAGCTCTCATGGATAAATTTATTCGATTGCAAGGAGATTACAAAGCTATCATACAAAGTCTTGATCCGCTGATTCCACCAATATTTGCTTCAGATGAGAATGCATGTTGCTGTGAGTGGAACACAGCAATGGAAAAGCTAACAGGTTGGACGAAGGGAGAAGCTATTGGTAAAATACTTGCTGGTGAAATATTTGGGAAGTTGTGCCAGCTGAAAGATCAAGGTGCTATCACTGAGTTTATGATTCTCCTGTATCAGGCAATTTGCAGTCACGTTACCTTGAAATTTCCATTCGCTTTTTTTGATAAACGAGGGAAATACTGTAAGTTTGTGCTAACAGCGAATAAGAGGGTTGATATGGAAGGGAATATCATTGGATGTTTTTGCTTCCTGCAAATGGCAGTCCCAAATCTAATACAAGACGTGCAAAACCAGCAAGAGAGGAAGTGTCTTGCGAGACTTAAGGAGTTGGCGTACATTCAAGAAGAGACAAAAGCGCCTTTGGGTGGAGTTCGTTTTGCCCACAGACTCCTGGAGTCTAGTTCTCTATCAGATCAAATGAAGCGTCTTTTGAAGACCAGTGATGCATGTGAGAAGCAGATGGTAAAGATCATTGAGGATTGCAGTTTAGAAAGTATTGAGAAAAG CAGGTCTATGGAGCTACATAAGGACTGGTTTTCACTTGGAATTGCTATGGATGCAATTATTAGTCAAGTAATGATTTTGTTGACAGAAAAGAAATTGCAGCTCAATTATGAAATCTCAGAGAAAACCAAAGTACTATCCATATACGGTGATCAAATTAGACTCCAACAACTTCTAACAGCTTTTCTGCTACATTTAGTACACCATGCACCATCATCCCCTGAGGGTTGGGTAAATATTGAAGTTGAACTCAACTCTGTTTTATATCAGGATTCAGGACCAGTTTTGCAGCTACAATTCAG ATTGGCTCATCCCGGAGAAGGACTACCTCCTGAACTCGTACAAGATATGGTCAGCGGAGGAACACTGTGGTCTTCACCTGAAGGTGTAGGGTTAAGCTTGTCAAGGAAGCTTCTGAGGATGATGAATGGTCAGATTCGTTACATCAGGGAACCGACGAAATGTTTCTTCCTCATTCATATCAAGTTTCCAACTACTTGGGAAACATGTTTGCAATCAAATGATGTGTAG